The Eulemur rufifrons isolate Redbay chromosome 14, OSU_ERuf_1, whole genome shotgun sequence sequence ccaccctggagacagagtgagaccttgtctcaaaaaaccaaaaacaaaacataattgcTAAACGTTATTTGCTCCCAATTCTCAAAATAGAGGGTTTTTCCACCAGGCTCTCGGCCCCGGGGGCAAAGGGCAGGAAGGGGCCCAGCCTGAGTGTGGAATGAGGGGGCAGCTCGGTGAGCAGGACTCGAGCTGGACCTCCGCGTGGGGCTCAGCCCCAGACAGCTGAGAAGACAGGGTGCACAGGCCGCCCAGGCGGGTGAGTGGCGGGTGAGTGGCGGACACTGCTCCTGGGCGTGGCAGGGGAGCAGCGCGCCAGGCCTGCATGTCTGTGCACGTGGTGTGTGAAGCTCCCCAGGGAGCCAGCCTGCTCTCAATGGGGCGCTGCACCCCCCTACTGTGGCCACCTGcggcccaggccccagggctaACAGGCCGGGGGGACTACGGCGCAGATGGGCTATGGGGCGAGAGCAGAGCTGCACCGCCGTGCACGCCCGTCCTGGGACGTGGGTCAGAGCCACGGCGcaccccaccctgcaccctgctCCTAACCCTGCACCCTGCTCCTAACCGGGGGCCCAGCTCAGGCTGCCAGGCTGGCCCAGGGCAGAGGAGCTCAGcgagcgggcgggcgggcgcaGGAAGGACAGGAGGGGCAGCCAGGAGGGGCAGCCGTGCCCCAAGGCCTTCAGCGACACGAGAAAAGGGAACTGGAGCTCTCGGGTACACTCCACAGAAGGTGCTTTTGAAGTGGATGTTTGCAGGAGAAAGAACATTTTGTTCTAAGTGAAGTGAAGTGGTGCCACCCAGCCGGCGGCGGTGAGCTGAGGTGACACAGGGCGTGAAGCCGCACAGCAGGGACCCGCTGGCCTCGGGGCTGCGGGTGCAGAGCGGCCACTACAGCCCCGCCGAGGCTGGCGAGTTGGGACCACAGACAGGAGCCGCGGCCGCAGCCCCGAGGGCCGGCCAGGAGAGCACTTTCTGTCTCACGGGCGGCTCCGCCGCTGTGAGCCGTCAACTCTGCCGCTGCCTCTCCGTGGCGGCTGGCCAGGTGAGCGGCCGTGTCCGTGGGAGCCAACAGCATCTCACAGAGCCACCAGCGCACAGCAGGCGGGAGCAGGGGCAGGAGTCCAGCCTCGTCCCGCCAGGCCCACGCTCGGCGGCAGCTTGGCGACTGAGCCAGGGCCAGGGGACTGATCAAAGCCGAGCCGTTCCGCTCCCCGCCTGGGGCCTGTGAGCTGCCCGTGGCTACCAGGAAGGGCCCCTTGCCAACACCTGGGCTGGGCCCGCACCCGGGCAGAAAGGCATGTCCCACGACCTGGCATTTCTCCTCGCACCATGTGCCAGCGGCTTCGCGGTGGCcaatcctgcctcggccttccctCCTGGCCGGCCCGTCCAGGAACCGCCCCCTGGGAGGCACAGGCCCTGCTGCCCAGGTGGGACTGGCTGGCCCCGTGGCCCGGCAGGCAAGGCTGGGCGTGGGGCAGCTGCCCAGCAAGCCCCTCTGGTCCCAAGCTGTGGGGCGCCCGAGACTGTCCGCAGAAAGCCCCCCAGCCCATTCCTCAGGCGGGTGGGGACAATTGCTGAAAGTTACAGGTGCAGTGTGGGGTcagagcccccagcccagctTCCTGAGGACCCACCAGTCCAGCCCAACAGGCTGGCCGGCAGGACCAGGGGACCCTGCTGCCCTGGCACCAGGTTAACCACTCAAGTCCTGACTGGCTCCAGGCCCTCCTCCTCAGCACAGGTGGGGGACACATGGCCACGGGGACCCCTCTGGCCACAGCGGCACCTCGTAAGGCCAGGACGGGGGCCCAGGGCCTCAGTGAGGTCGCCACTGAGCCGCGTGCGCCACTCCTGCCGGGCCACGCCTCACCTACCGTGGGAGCCACGAGTGTGGTGGGCACGTggcagggcagggacacaggACACGGCCCTCAGCGTGGCCTCCCACCCTGGCGCTCAGCGGGCCTTCTCCTTGGAGCTGGCCACAGCTCTCCAGGGACGGTGGCACACGAGAGCCCACGTCACCCGACCTCCTGCTCCCCCCACCAAAGCCCTGGCCGTACCAGCTCCTGCCCACCACGGACCCCTGCACACGGCACCCAGGGCCCACGGGCCTCGCCCGGCCCCGACCTCTCGCGTCACAGTGCCGCCCCGGCCCCCACGCCGCGCGAGCCTGCGTCTGCGCCCCTGCCAGGCGGCCGACACAACACCAGGAAGGAGGCTGTGGCCGGCGGGGCCAGGCGCCACTCACCAGTAGATCGTGTAGGCCTCTGCTTGCGCTGGGTCTTGGATATTTGGTTCATTTAGAAGTTCCTGTATTCCTAGTAAGATCTGGGCGAGAGAAAACATACAGTTGGCGCCGCAGCGTGGAAGGCGGCTCCCCAGACAGCGCAGGGCGGCCCGGCCCCGTACCTGTTTGATCGTGATGGCCGGCCGCCAGTCCTTGTCCTCCTCCAGGATGGACAGGCACACCGTGCCCGAAGGGTACACGTTCGGGTGAAATAATGGCGGTTCAAATTTACCTGGCGGACGAGGAAAGGAAACGCTTTTTGGAGGCAGCTGCTGTCCCACAGAGTAACGTCCTCCCAGGCGCCCTCCTCCCCACGCCGGGCACCTGGAAGGCGGCCAGGTATCTGGCCAAGAACgcttcaaaaaaaataaataaataaaactgtggcCACAGGGAGACAGAAGCGGAACAAGCACACACTGTCCTGCGAGCAGCAGCCTGCAGGACACGTCTAGGTTCCTGGACCTAGGGGGGCGGCCCTCCTCCCGCCTGCCCTGTGCTCTCGCTCTGCACCCCGCGGGCCCTCTGGCTGCTGCCCACGGTGCCCGTTCTGTTCTCCACGCACCCGGGCTGTCACGGAGCGCTGCCGCAGGCACTCGGGGGCACACACGCCGGCCTCCTGCCGAGCGTCTACTCCCTACGGCGGGCTGGGCCCAGCGTCCGCAGACACGGCGAGCGTCCGCGCGCTCCCGCTGCTCCGCGCCCTTGGCCGTCTGCTCTTCCGTGAGGACAGCAGGGTCCCCCCGGGGCCGGCTCCGCTCCCGGGGGAAGAAGCCACACGTCCCTGTGTTTAGTGGTCAGGCGGACGGCCTCCTCTGGGAAGGCCCGTGTGGCCTCACGGTGGCTGGCCTGTTCCCTACGATTCACAGGAGCTCTTGACAAGTCAGAAGTGCTGAGATGCACACGTcgccctcctctttccctcccacggGGTCTTCTGAGGCAAAGATGTTCTTCTCATTTTCCATGTGGTTCAAGTGGGCAATTGCCCCCCATAGGTGGCACCTCCTGTGCTTCCTGGTTAAGACATCTTTGTCCATCCCACCTTCCCCTGACGTCCTCCACAAGCCACAGCACTCTGCGTCCCCATGGCACCACAGTCCGCTGGGAAGGTGCCTGTCTGTGGCGGGAAGAGGCTGAGCTTTCTCTTCTCCCACTGGGACATCCCAGCGGGCCACGTGCGCAGCCTTTCCGGATGCTCCACTCTGCGCCACGGGCTGCGTCCCTGCCTTCACACCAACCCCGGCGTCTCAGTCACCGCGTCCCCTGGCAGGTCTCGGTATCTGACGGGGCGCTCTGCCCAGCCCACTGACGGTGTGGGTTCCCGCCACCCACTGGGCCCAGCCAGTCCTGCCCTTTGCACTTCTGCACACGCTTAGGGCTGCCGGACGAGTTCCGAGTTCCGCGAAGCATGCCTGAGCCGCTGGGACCGCAGGACCTGACGACAAGCCCGGAGAGAACCGACACCTGCACAGCACCGCGTCTTCCGGTCCCCGCGGCGGAGCCTGGGCCGCCCTGACTTGCCAGACACGTTCTCCTGTTTCCAGCACTGAGCTCTCGAACCGATCTTTTGTGGGTCCAAGGAATCTGATGCTACTGGAAATAGCACAGTTTCAAACCTTTCCTTTGTTGAAATGACgtgaaaattcatttttgtaCGTTAACTTCTTACACTGCAGCCTTAAAGGAGGGCCCGTCTGCAGCCGTGGCCTCCCTTCCCAGCTCTCCCGGGGTCTCTCCGCCTCGCCCTGCTGCGTCTGCTCGGAACTCCAGTCCACTGAACTGATGCAATGAAAGTAGCCGTGTTGTCTAAGAAACTGTTTTAATCAATACTTGCCCACGGCAAAAACATTCAAACAGCAAAGGACAAGCCCGAATGAAACAGGTCTCCGTCACAGTGTCACCATGTTACCACCACCCGGTGACAGGCCACGTTCTTCCGGGAGGTGCCGGCCGTGGAAACCGCGCTCCTGCCACACCCACGGGTCAGCAGAGCGAAGCGCACAGCCCGGCCTGTCGCGCAGGTGCTCTCCCAGGTGCCTGCACCCGCGGACTCGTCACTAGCCAGCGTTGCTGGTTTCTAGCTGCGAGAGGGTGGGGACTTACCGCGTCCCCTGAGTTTTGCTAAACTGCATTCAGATCACTTATCCAGCGGCAGCCACTGTTCCGAACGTGGCCACCGTGTCCCACCGCCTTCTCAGGGAGCAGACGCGGCACAGTGGGGGTGAAGCCGTGCAACAGCCCAGGGGCAGCGAGGGCCCCGCAGACCCGCAGAGGGCGAGGCTCTGAGCAGTGTCCTGCACGTCCGTCGCCCAGGGCTGCGGCCTCGTGGGCACCAGGTCCGTGGGCTTCATCACCGACAGCCACCCAAGGTCCAGGCAATCTTGGCCCAGAGCTGAGCCCGTTACACGCACCGCCcatccctggggctggggacagactcACACCAGGGCCCAGCAGGGTCAGGGGTCAAAGTCGGGTCCTCTCCCTCCCAGCACCACCTGTACCTCCCTGGGGCAGATCGGCGACCGCCGGGACACCCAGCGTCTCTGCTACTCACACTTTGGGGGCGAGGACGGGTAGTCGTCTTTGAAGAGCATGCGCAGCTTGAACAAACCGCCTTCCCATGGAGTCTGCGGGGAGAAAGCACGGTAAGGTGTGCTGCGCGCCTGGGAGGAGAGCACTCGCGTCTGCTGCCTGGCACCCAGGACGGCCACGACGCCCGGCCTGCCCCCCAGGGGACCATGGAGACCCCACTGGGCCCGGGGGAGCCAGGAAGAGCCTcccagggaaggagcagaggcaggaggcagcCTCAGCGGGTGGGACCCGCCCcgggggggaggggctgctgtgCGCCCTGCCCCCGGCAGGGCCTTCCTGCCAGCTCCCGGCCCCCCGTCTGGCCTGGACAAGGCACCTCTGCTGCTCCACAGTCTGACACCTGTCCTAACGTCCCCCTGGAAAGGGGACAGCAACAGGGCATCTGCCTCACCCCAACACAAGGGCCAGAGGATGGGCCCATGGGCCCTCAACAGATGACAAACGCAAACCACATCGCCCCTCAGGTAGAGCCGAGCCCA is a genomic window containing:
- the UBE2I gene encoding SUMO-conjugating enzyme UBC9 isoform X2 → MSGIALSRLAQERKAWRKDHPFGFVAVPTKNPDGTMNLMNWECAIPGKKGTPWEGGLFKLRMLFKDDYPSSPPKCKFEPPLFHPNVYPSGTVCLSILEEDKDWRPAITIKQILLGIQELLNEPNIQDPAQAEAYTIYCQNRVEYEKRVRAQAKKFAPS